The sequence below is a genomic window from Liolophura sinensis isolate JHLJ2023 chromosome 2, CUHK_Ljap_v2, whole genome shotgun sequence.
tcggctGGTAGACAgttacctgcagatggtagagGGTTTTCCAGAGTCGGaatcaccattatgctggccgccgctgtatatacaagtgaaatattcttgagtttttgtaaaaaaaatcaatcaaatcaatatcaACAAATTTAGATGCCTAAAACCACATTTTatacttaaattaaattttattcaacAACACACAAGACTCAAAGATTTTGTGATCAAAATTTTTTAGTTGGAATGACCTAGGATTAACATTGTCTATCTCAATTCCAGAAATGACACAATGTTGGTAATTTCTCTTGCTGTGGCTACGCTATCATACTTCGGCACTGACCTCGGCAATTGTCGACTGCCAAGGTGAATGGGGTGGGTTGATTTCacctataataataataacaaactTTTCACAACAGAAAAGGCTATAATAATATCCATTACAAGTGACATGTGTGAAATATCAGAGTCTAATGGTACAAACATTATGAACTGTTGCAAATTGAAGCACAACTGTCCACAACTGATCACACCATTATTTTATGCACAATCTACAGTATATACAACTGACTCACTGAAATACTCTACTgatgacactagacatgacacctagCCAGGCTTTTCTTAAAAGGGTGCTGCACTCTGCCATTTAAATACTTAccctgcttttgtttttgtcaggtacatgtacattgttaatAAGCCGAGacagcatttcaggagtctcacCAGTTCAAGGAAATTTCCTACTATTGATTAAACCAGTAcaaatggaaacaaaagttttttcttgtttcaagTTCTGTCTGACTGGAATGCCATACTAAAGACTGACACCTAAACTAACGAGTCCTAAGTCAATTCCCATGCACAAGTACACTCATACACAAACAGGCAGATTTCTAGATTAAATGCAAAAGTTGGGCATCTCAATTTCGTGCATTTTGCAGTGCACATATGGTGAAAAGAAAGAAgagtacaaatacatacatgtacaacgttaGCCCAAGGGTTTCAGCTGCAATGAAGAGACAGATGTTGCATGCCAGATGTCTTAGCGGTAACTAAACTCTGACTTACACCTGAACACCCCCACTGGCCGGGTCTTTCCATGTTTTCGATACGCCGCCAGTTTTCAAGATAAATTTGTCACACCCTTGGCACTTGGACACTTTTCACCACACAATGATAATGACTTCTCAGACTCTGAATGGAGAGGAGCCGAGCTCAATGCCATCTCCAGGGACAGCAAACTGCCATCAGCAACAGGAACGATACGGAGTAAACCCTGCCAAAAGGCAGCTGGTAACAACTTGTATTTTCATGGCGAGTAGACCTCAGGAACTGTTTCCTGCagtacatctatacatgtacacgttcaTTTCTGCCAGCAAATTGACAAAATCCAAGAACAAAATTTTCAGCTCTCCTTAAGCCAACATTTAAATGAACTCTGGCTGGAGCAGGGTACATGTAAGAGAACCTATCACTGTGCACAGTGCGTAGCACTTAGCTTAGCCTCCTGTGGAAGCCCGGAAAAGCGGCGTttgcatgcacacatacacatgtacatgactgtacAGGAATGACAGTGGAGGGATAGCTAAGGGAGATTACATGCACACAAACTAGGGGAGCTATAATAGTGATTACCATCAAATTACCACTGTCATTAACTCTGTCCTTTCGCTGCTGGTAACAACTTTCGGTACATTTATCCATGTACATGCCCGTATCCTAATATAAAAACCACCATAATGCATTTCTACGATAACTCTATGAAAAGAGAGAAATTCTATTAAAAGggaatcaaatacatgtataattacagGCATTTTCTTCAAACGTATCACAATTCTGTGTGacttctctatttatttatttatttatttatttatttgataggtgttttacgtcgtactcaagaatatttcacttatacgatggcggccatcattatggtgggtggaaaccgggcagagcccaggggtctttatttattactttgatAAATCTTATACATTAAAAATTTCACCTTGACTTGAGttctgtgtaaaacacaaatcaaataaataaaaattcatcTGATAACGAATTTCACCCAATTGTAGTGCAGTCTTAATTACAAAGATGGTTAAAAATATCATGAATCATACACATGCTGGTGATCTCCCTGCATATGTGCTGTTATGTCATTGTTAGCCTGCACGTActaaacgtgtacatgtatactgggcAAAAGGTTAGCCAGCCCCCTGTCCGCCTGTtcaagtttcatttatttatttgattggtgtcttacgccgtaatatttcactatacaatggcggccagcattatggtgggaggaaaccgggcagagctccggggaaacccacaccaTCCCAAGGTTGACGGCAGATATTCCCACTCACAGCTGAAGAGGAAGCTCTTGCCCAAGTGGTCGTGGAATAGAAAAACAGTGCCATTTGGACACCTTAttttcagcacttttaacaCTGGAGAGGTAGGAAAATATGAAATCTGGATATCCTGCTCTACCAAGCTGCCCAAAAAAGGATGTTTGGACAAGACACTGTCTTTGACATTTCTGGCTAAGCCCCTGATGTAGGGTATCCtccacatacagtgtatgtacatgaagctgttcctacatgtaatttaaccacatgtgtgtacaaaatatattggtacaatactgtatatgCCCCAAAAAATTCTCCTCATAAAACTACATTTATAAaggcaaaattttttttttggatttgattggtgttttttacggcgtactgaagaatattttgagCACGACgatggcctgcattatggtgggagaaaaccgggcagagctcaggaAAAACCTatgaccaaccgcaggttgctggaagactcaCACAATACGACATTCAGGGCAGAAGCTAGCATTTTTCAACAGGACATCATTCAACATCGTACCTTCTAAACAAAACCTCAAACTacctaagatcaacagaacacTCTGAATCAGCCTAAGTCtattttcacccacaaaagtgcatttaattttagaagaaaataaatgtcacaaaaaatattttttttgggtGCTAACAACCTACAATTTattttccagcaggatatcatcccataatccaagcaaacctcaaaggacctttctaaaatcaatagaattctCTGAATCAGGAAACATGGGCACGTTAATCATGCATGAAATTTGTGGCCATTCACAAATGAAAGGAGGTGAGATGGCAAAGGTAGGGATTCGGTCCAAAAATAAtagtttttgacatttttttttcacttttacaattttaaaacatatgacatgtatatatatgtgttttgtaatacatgtacatgatcattTAAAGTCTTAACTCTGGAATCCATTATAGATGCTACCGCCAAATCGAAAATAACTGAATGTTTACTTTGGTCAGTTAGATACAGCTTTGAACCTTCTCAACTCCTGATATAAGGAGGACACACAGTTTATCTGCAGACTAATTACGCTTTTCTGTACTTTTTCCCCAAACATTCATCTTAGTCTACAATGAATACGTGTAAACAACTGCCTGTGTAATGTTCCACTTTTCAGTCGATGATTGACAGCAAAGGTAGACAGGTCATTTGTGGTGACTCTGACACACTCCAATTCAGCAATGGGTCAAACCTCTGTCTAACTGCCTCACTATCTCACCTTACATcaaatattatcacaattcagatATAATTCTAGGCCTAAGATTGGTTGGTCCACCTGGATAGCTATCGTATTTGCTAAACAAGTAAGTATGACAGGCGAAGAAGACAACCTTAAGCGTTGGACATTTTTTTCCGTCtacccagatacatgtatgtgattggtCGGGTCTGCCTTGGATAAGCTATCGTATTTGCCTAACAGGCATGACAGGCGAGAAAGACAACCTTAAGCgttagatatttatttttttccgtatacccacatacatgtatgagtggagTCACAAAGGCACTTGCCAGCTGATAGCAACCATTGACAACACTCATCTGCACATCCACGCAGTTAGGGACGCACGAGCATTCACATAGCAAAGCTAACTGGTAatgctactacatgtatcagtcaataacttttctttccttcatttttgaaaacagttCTAGTGATTGAgcagccaacaacaacaacacgtggaaaaaaatgaaaacagttctAGTGATTGAgcagccaacaacaacaacacatggaAAAAAAACTTCCCAGCAACATCTTTTTGAGATAATTATATTGCACACATTTgcaaaattaatcaaaaataaCTTTCTAgcagttcatttattttctcactGCTCAACTGTGTAagctccccctccccccccccccccttcttcTCATCATGTGTGCCATAACGTCGCTTTGGCCTGCTGCACAACGTCTTTGTCCGTAATACTCTTCATTGATGTGATTGTTGTGCAGGTATACGGCTCAATATTtccaggctgcagacagctgtttACCGCCATCCCTGTAGCCACCTACTTTGAATActcttactatttaaatcaatagtaattgtgacataattactttccATTCAGccgcctacttttgaactctgaccacCTTCTCCAATTCTAATTGAAAATCCTGTATTTCATCTCAGGTATCAATATTAATCAACATGCTGGTAATCAACATGCTGGTAATCAACATGCTGGTAATCAACATGCTGGTAATCAACTAAGCGAGTACTGGTATAACATGCATGAAGTTTATATGGTATATGGATCAATCAATTGGGTCCACAATTTATTAGCAGCTCTGTTAAAAAGTTTACTAGCAGAGGGAGACTTATACTAACTTTAGCTGGTAACAAAGTCCCAGTGGTCTTTTCCCTAGGACAAGAATGGTTTTATGGGTTTTATGATCAAAGCCTGGCTTAAGGCTTTGTGTCCAGATTTATGCAGGCCTACAGGGTACcggaggtggttagtgtgccctgtgcaatgacctaggagcctctccggccgtacatgagaaggtcaggcagcaacctgcagatggtcatgggttttacccctgggctctgcccgatttaactcccgccataatgctggtcgccgttatataagtgacgttcttgagaacagcgtaaaacaccagtcaattaaaaACTATATAACAAAGACTGAACCTGTTTAAACATGACATTTCCAAAAGGGctcctcatttatttatttatttgattggtgttttatgccatactcagaacatgtcacttatatgacagcggccagcattatggcggaaggaaaccagacagagcccgcgGGAATCCCACAAACCcacaaacccatgaccatccgcaggatgctgcagGCATTCCACATACGGAACAGGGGCCCTCAGAAAAGCAACAAAATGAATGACATGCAAATCTAGTAAAACCAACAGATTTGCAACCAATCTGCTGGGCCAAGGCAGCATTGATTGGACGAAGAGCAATGACATCAGGTACATAAGATGTACGTTGTCCTGCAGGTCACACTGGACTTATAACCTGGAATTCCTAATCAAACTCACGTCTGTCCCTTTTTAAGGTGCATGATTGTGCTCGCACTCTTTGGCGCTTACAAACCTTTAGTGAGGTGTGCTGATAAATGAgcagaaattttatttcattagtcaGCAGACAAAAGACTTTTCCGAGGATCTAAAGTTTTTTTATGGTACAATTAACCACTCACTGAataattgcattgttttatttatttattgatttgattgttgttttatccCGAATTCAATAAAATTTCACTATATATACGAttggggccagcattatggtagaaggaaaccagacCGACCCTGAGTGAAAGccacaaccatgcgcaggttcactggaagaccttcccacggccggccggaaaggaagacttgaactcacagtgattgcattagtgagaggctcctgggtcactgctgccccccccctctccccccccctccTCGAAGTTTTATTTCACTCACCCTTCACCACGTAATTTTGCTGGATATCAACCAGTCAGCAAATCGTAATAAGCCGTCAAGAGCATAATGATAAAGCATTTTCTTGGTTGACAGCatgcaaaataaatatttatttcaaatcaaTTTAGCCTGCTAGTGTATAATCTATTTTGTCCGGTACTAATTTTtgtccatgtaggcctacagataaTACTGTACTAGAAGAgtaggactatatatatatttcagtagAGCTTTTGCTCTTACCTTTTTCAACCATACTCTGTGGGTGGGATTGTGTGTATgcgaggagagagagagagagtgggagttgggggggggggggggggggggggcggtgttGATGAAAAATCCAAGCTCAACCTATGGTAACCAGCTAACGAGACTCGATCGGCCCTGTTATGGCTTTATTTTACGAATCTACATCTGGCAGTGCCAATCCATGTACTTCTAACACCCATCAAAAACTCCTAACATATATGTCACACACTGCTTGCATAATAGTAACGTTCTCCCaacggtgttgttgttgtttaccttGTTTACCTGCAACAGCAACCTGTTAGTGTTAGTTCGTCAACAACATATTACCGAATCGAAGGCCGACAAAATCACAACATGTTCAtccaaaaacacacaaaatagaCGAGGAAATAATCGGTGACAACAGGCTCTCTGCAACAAGAAAGACTCACTTACCTAAATTTGACTAAAATCTCCGGCCAAATACAAAACTACTGTCAAGTTTTCTATAACATGTAACTGGTTCCCCTGCAACCTGCTCAATGATCGGCCATTGTTGATACATTAATGCAACAAGTGGTCTCCCCATTGGCTGCAAATCCGGTCACGTGACGCGGAAATGAATCTGACAGAAAATGGCGCGAAATTCATTCGTATGAGGGAAATGATAAGGTACATTACGACGGCCGGCTGACTGGAGTAAACCTACAACTAATATGCCTAGGATAACAATCTAATAATGAAACCCACTAAGAATAATAATTAACAAGAATAAAGATATTAACATAGCCTGACTCGCGGGTTATAGACCTTGTAATGcaagtgtgtacattgtgtatttTTGGGAAGAGgcctgcatttatttatttagcctATTTATtgcactggtgttttacgctgtactcaagaatatttgacttatacgacgggggccagcattatgttgggaggcaGCCGTGCAAAGCCTAGAGGAgaccacggccatccacaggttgctgtcagacctttccacgtacggccggataggaagccagcatgcatggtacgacgttaaaccccaagcactcactcactcactccagcattcatgaggtggacttgaactcacggcgaccacatTACTGAGAGGCTCTTAATAATCTTAATAAGACATGTACTAATGTGAGTCattataaaacatacatgaaacgctttctTATATGTCTTAATAAGGACTATATGATGTGgcttaacatataaaagtacggCAAAGTAACCTGCCTGCTGTGGTGCtgtcaacggtgatagctgtcaaaataactttgttgaTAGGAGAGCCCGAAATGGGGACGCTAAGCTGGCCCTGCGTTCCCAGCAAACTcgtcgatgacgtcatttccaaatatttcggATTTATTATGTGACCGATATTTAtgtgacggaaaatatgcatagaaTATTGAGTGCtcttaaaacatataaaatatgcagaGAGTATAGAGTGTtcttaagaaatataaaatatgtatagaatatagagtgtttttttaaaaaataaaatatgcatagaATATAGAGTGttcttaaaaaatataaaatatgcgtAGCTATTTTTCCACAAAACCGTAGCACCATACATATACCTACTCATGTATACTTTAACCCCCTGTATAGCAAGATGTCTGTTAATCTGTGCagggacagttttttttttttttcggacaCTGGAGTCCTATTCACGATTACTGTAACCAGTACCTCAAACGGCAAAGTCACGGCTTCTAACCATGCAGTATAAGCACTATAGCAACCGTGGACTTGATGAGATCGATTTCATCCAAATTCCAGTATACTGAACTCGTCAAAAGGTGGAAAGTCAAGTGGAATCAATTAGACACGCACTAAAGCTGTCTCTCTGTGGAATACAGATGTCCAGACTGGACCGGAAACCAGGGGAACCGCACGTCGTTAAGCGCCTTGTCATTTTGGTCACCATCTCAAGCCGTATTACAAAAGGCCAATTTCTATTTCAGTTGGTGAAGGCAGTAAGGTTATTCAGCTGTAATTGGATGTAGGCAGCTAGTAGTATATATTAGGACACATTTCTTGGTCCCAGATAGGGCCAAAAAAgtgtttgaatatatatatatatatatatatatatatatatatatatatatatatatatatatatatatatatatatatatatatatatcttttccctcttgttggtgttttatagCTCTGTTAtacttaacattttattttttttattcacttatttatctattgtaGTTTAGCCCAATACTCTAGCTTGAAGTTTCTCATTTAAACTTCTGGATGTCCGAATTTACAGATTACCTCTATTCATTTGTCAAGCcgacgaggtgaaagataacgTGGGAGGTTTACGGAAATCAAGAAGAACGTATATAATATTCGGAGAATCACATACTTGATAATGACTGATCACTTATAGCATGCTGGACAACAGGACAGTCTGCACGGtatatgtaaattgtaaaatttgGATATGTCGCCTTGAAGCTTGAGATTTAGGTACCTCAAGGAAGTGAAGCGTTCACATGCCCATCCCAAAGCCATATACCAGTAAGTTAGCTACGTATCCCCAAGTCGCCAATGGAGTTTATGTCCAGTTGGGACATCATATCTAcatggtgtctttggcatgatgttacagtgaatgcatgaatgaatgaatgaatgattatggcttccCGCCAaatcggcaatgtttcagccatatcaaaACATGGACCAGTGAAAAGTTTCCGATTGAATGagaacaccaaaaataaaataaaaatagacgAACATGTTTAAAGCCAGTcaaaaaacaaccaaacctggtgttccagtgagacagcaccATGTATAGAAACTAGATGTAGCTCGGCAAGGAGAACAGTCGATTCAAGGTAAAATTATTAACAGTCATAATCCATTTAATGGATTTCCTGATGGCACTCTCCAAGATATAACTACTTTTGTGAAGAAACCaacgagttttttttttgggggggggggggggggggcgttaaacagcaatcaaacaattCTCACTGTGGTTCTGTGGGAAAAGGGACAGGTAGAATGTTATAGGATCGCTATATCACCTTTACGCCACGAAACGAAACGTATGGCGAAGGCATaagtggaaaaaaaatcttgaagtATGGCTTTCAGTCACGAGCTGTATCAAACAAGTGCCCCAGTACTGTGAAGTGCCCCAGTACTGTGAAGTGCCCCAGCACTGTGAAGTGCCCCAGTAGTGTGAAGTGCCCCAGTACTATGAAGTGCCCCAGCACTGTGAAGTGCCCCAGTACTATGAAGTGCCCCAGTACTATGAAGTGCCCCAGTACTGTGAAGTGCCCCAGCACTGTGAAGTGCCCCAGTACTATGAAGTGCCCCAGTACTGTGAAGTGCCCCAGTACTGTGAAGTGCCCCAGTACTATGAAGTGCCCCAGTACTATGAAGTGCCCCAGTAGTGTGAAGTGCCCCAATACTATGAAGTGCCCCAGCACTGTGAAGTGCCCCAGTACTATGAAGTTCCCCAGTACTATGAAGTGCCCCAGTACTGTGACGTGCCCCAGTACTGTGAAGTGCCCCAGTACTATGAAGTGCCCCAGTACTATGAAGTGCCCCAGTACTGTGAAGTGCCCCAGCACTGTGAAGTGCCCCAGTACTATGAAGTGCCCCAGTACTGTGAAGTGCCCCAGTACTATGAAGTGCCCCAGCACTGTGATGTGCCCCAGTACTATGAAGTGCCCCAGCACTGTGAAGTGCCCCAGTACTGTGAAGTGCCCCAGTACTGTGAAGTGTCCCCAGTACTGTGAAGTGCCCCAGTACTGTGACGTGCCCCTACCCACGTCGGTTTGATCCGTCAGAGTTACTCTCTCCGAGAAGAACCATATATAACCTTATGGCTTCAAGGTAGACCGTACACAAGAAAGCACTTGTGTTAAAATCTAACACAACTTGTCTTGTTTCATTCAATACAGAAATGTATTACCTCAATACAATCATAAATGTCAAGTAGACATTTTGTGtttcaaaataataaagcaCAAACATGATCTTGTGTTAATTATGTTAATTAATCAGCCACCACAGACAATACAACACAAAGGGACCACCAATATGTTTGAAAATAGACGAATCTTGGTCTGTAAAATTTATTGCTGAAGCCACGTTCCAATTTACGGTTCAGAATGGAAACCATCACTGAACAAAAGGGACATCACTTTGTTGAAAACAGGCGAAATTtctttttgtaacatttacccGAGACGTCCTGTTCTAATTTTTAATTCAGAATAGAGTCCATCATTGAACAAAACGGTGGTATAATTTCGTTGAAAATGGGCGAAATTTGTTCCGTAACATCAATAAAGACCTGTTCCAATTTTTAATTCAAACTTAAGTTCATCACAGAACTAAACGGTCATATACTTTCGTTGAAAATGGACAAGACGGTCGAGGCGTGACTCGTCACAGTGAAGCCGTTTTGAAAGAAAGTCTGGAAAACTCTATACAAGTTTAATTCAGCAAAACGGTCTCATAATTTTCGAGCGTTATAGTGAAGCCAATTATATAGGTCTACCAAGCTTGGATTCACTAAGATGG
It includes:
- the LOC135462540 gene encoding uncharacterized protein LOC135462540, with translation MTSQTLNGEEPSSMPSPGTANCHQQQERYGVNPAKRQLSRAVSNKCPSTVKCPSTVKCPSTVKCPSSVKCPSTMKCPSTVKCPSTMKCPSTMKCPSTVKCPSTVKCPSTMKCPSTVKCPSTVKCPSTMKCPSTMKCPSSVKCPNTMKCPSTVKCPSTMKFPSTMKCPSTVTCPSTVKCPSTMKCPSTMKCPSTVKCPSTVKCPSTMKCPSTVKCPSTMKCPSTVMCPSTMKCPSTVKCPSTVKCPSTVKCPQYCEVPQYCDVPLPTSV